Proteins found in one Triticum aestivum cultivar Chinese Spring chromosome 4D, IWGSC CS RefSeq v2.1, whole genome shotgun sequence genomic segment:
- the LOC123096185 gene encoding protein FAM136A: MDHAGSMEERIVADRIRKKLEEVNVAAHKHLEGVQDHVNFTLQKEYFKCAHDCFDRRRTQEGITSCVENCGVPALSANNVVETEMAKFQERLNRSLMVCQDKFEAAKLQKMKTDATNELESCVNRSIDDSIRVLPHLVEQIKSTINMK; this comes from the exons ATGGACCACGCGGGCTCCATGGAGGAGAGGATCGTGGCGGACCGGATCCGGAAGAAGCTGGAGGAGGTGAACGTCGCCGCCCACAAGCACCTCGAGGGCGTGCAGGACCATGTCAACTTCACTCTGCAG AAAGAGTACTTCAAGTGTGCACATGACTGCTTCGATAGGCGACGGACTCAAGAGGGGATCACCAGCTGTGTAGAGAACTGTGGTGTGCCCGCTCTTTCTGCCAACAATGTTGTTGAGACCGAGATGGCCAAGTTCCAG GAAAGGTTGAATCGCTCGTTGATGGTCTGCCAAGACAAGTTTGAAGCAGCAAAGCTCCAGAAGATGAAGACAGACGCAACCAATGAGCTGGAGTCGTGCGTGAACAGATCCATCGACGACAGCATCAGGGTCCTGCCCCATCTGGTTGAGCAGATCAAGTCCACCATTAATATGAAGTAG
- the LOC123096184 gene encoding pentatricopeptide repeat-containing protein At3g12770, giving the protein MPPTLLPQPPTTAAGLVRHYIGLLSAAGVSSSSSLRALLPIHARAVLLGVAANPAFATRLLAAAAPCSLAYARRVFDAAPRRDAYMWNTLLRAHAHAHSHSVPANSPAADALQLYKRMRAAGVAPDCYTYPIVLPACAAARAPRLGRAAHGDAVRFALAGDGFVHSALIAMYCQEGEVADAEQVFLAAAAGARTVVSWTAMVAGYAQNGLFGQAVAVFGTMVAQGVLPNEITLISFLPCLQGQECLTAGEMVHGFVVKLGFDANLPLVNALVAMYGKCRSIASAKELFDGMAARTVVSWNTMVAMYEQNGDGVRAIKFFHRMLSEKVGFDAVTLVSVLSACTRSGALETGKWVHELARSHGLDTDARIGNVLVDMYAKCGEIAYARQAFEGLRKPGVVSWSAMISAYANHGEPEEALNLFSAMKDQAVKPNSFTLTAVLVACGYSGLVDEGLAIFNSIVTDYHISPTLENYACMVDMLGRAGRLVEAYEIIRGMSMQPDKCIWGAFLGGCRLHGNLELAEFVAKDLFQLGSNDVTFYVLMANMYFEAGMLEDAERTRRTMKEMELKKTAGHSLVCTSRERRAIMR; this is encoded by the coding sequence ATGCCCCCTACTCTCCTCCCGCAGCCGCCCACCACCGCCGCCGGCCTCGTCCGCCACTACATCGGCCTCCTCTCAGCCGCCGgcgtctcctcctcctcgtccctccGCGCCCTCCTCCCTATCCACGCCCGCGCCGTCCTCCTCGGCGTGGCCGCCAACCCAGCCTTCGCCACCAGGCTCCTCGCCGCGGCCGCCCCGTGCTCCCTCGCGTACGCCCGCAGGGTGTTcgacgccgcgccgcgccgcgatGCCTACATGTGGAACACCCTCCTCCgcgcccacgcccacgcccactCCCACTCCGTCCCGGCCAACTCCCCCGCAGCGGATGCGCTCCAGCTCTACAAGCGGATGCGCGCCGCGGGCGTCGCGCCGGACTGCTACACATACCCGATCGTGCTCCCGGCGTGCGCGGCGGCGCGCGccccgcggctcgggcgggccgcgcACGGGGACGCGGTGAGGTTCGCGCTCGCCGGGGACGGCTTCGTGCACAGCGCGCTCATCGCCATGTACTGCCAGGAGGGGGAGGTGGCGGACGCGGAGCAGGTGTTCCTGGCAGCCGCCGCCGGTGCCCGCACGGTCGTCTCGTGGACGGCCATGGTCGCGGGCTACGCGCAGAACGGCTTGTTCGGCCAGGCGGTGGCGGTGTTCGGCACGATGGTTGCCCAGGGAGTGCTCCCGAACGAGATCACTCTGATCAGTTTCTTGCCATGCCTGCAGGGGCAGGAATGTCTCACTGCCGGGGAGATGGTTCATGGGTTCGTGGTCAAGCTGGGGTTCGATGCGAATCTGCCGCTGGTGAACGCGCTGGTCGCAATGTATGGCAAGTGCAGGAGCATCGCGTCGGCGAAGGAGTTGTTTGATGGGATGGCTGCGCGCACCGTGGTGTCCTGGAACACGATGGTTGCCATGTATGAGCAGAATGGTGATGGGGTTCGGGCGATCAAGTTCTTCCACAGGATGCTTAGTGAGAAGGTGGGGTTTGACGCTGTCACTCTGGTCAGTGTGCTGTCTGCTTGCACACGCTCGGGAGCCCTCGAGACAGGGAAGTGGGTGCACGAGCTCGCCAGGAGTCATGGGCTCGACACTGATGCGAGGATCGGCAATGTTCTCGTGGATATGTACGCAAAATGTGGCGAGATTGCTTACGCAAGGCAGGCTTTTGAAGGTTTGCGCAAGCCTGGTGTCGTGTCATGGAGTGCCATGATCAGTGCATATGCCAACCATGGTGAGCCTGAAGAGGCTCTCAATCTGTTCTCTGCGATGAAAGATCAAGCGGTAAAGCCTAATTCCTTCACGCTCACTGCGGTTCTAGTGGCTTGTGGCTACTCTGGCCTTGTTGATGAAGGGCTGGCGATTTTCAACAGCATTGTCACGGACTACCATATATCACCAACACTTGAGAACTATGCCTGCATGGTTGACATGCTAGGGCGTGCCGGCAGACTTGTTGAAGCGTATGAAATCATCAGGGGAATGTCGATGCAGCCAGACAAGTGCATTTGGGGTGCATTCCTTGGCGGTTGCAGGCTTCATGGCAACCTGGAGCTGGCTGAATTTGTTGCCAAGGATCTCTTCCAGTTGGGCTCTAACGACGTCACGTTCTACGTTTTGATGGCGAACATGTACTTCGAGGCTGGAATGCTGGAAGATGCGGAAAGGACGAGGAGGACGATGAAGGAGATGGAACTCAAGAAGACGGCTGGGCACAGCTTAGTTTGTACCAGTAGAGAAAGAAGAGCCATCATGAGGTAG
- the LOC123096186 gene encoding protein transport protein SEC23 isoform X2, translating into MSEFLELEARDGVRMTWNVIPGTKQDAASCVVPVSAIYTPLNPNPAIPVLPYAPLRCRICRSILNPFSVADFGSKMWLCPFCFQRNHFPQQYSAVSQSNLPTELYPECCTVEYMATAETGPVSPPVFLFVVDTCMIEEEIGYLKSALAQAVELLPDQSLVGFITFGTYVQVHELGFGLLPKSHVFKGTKEIKKDQILEQMGFLTGKTKPTTGVITGARDGVSAESIARFLLPASECEFILNSLIEELQKDPWPVSADQRASRCTGAALSVAASLLGICVPGSGGRIMAFIGGPSTEGPGSIISKPLSDPIRSHKDLDKGSAPLYNKAVKFYEEIGNQLVHQGHVLDLFACALDQVGVAEMKVAVERTGGIVVLAESFGHSVFKDSLRHIFQSSDSDLGLSFNGIFEINCSKDVKIQGIIGPCTSLEKKGPLSSDTVIGQGNTSAWKMCGLDRKTSLCIVFDMAKKDAPDAIGQSQNNLFYFQFLTYYQHHDGQMRLRSTTISRRWVAGSGSVQELITGFDQEAAAAVMARLVSFKMEAEVDFDPVRWLDRALISLCSKFGDYQKEAPSSFSLSPRLSIFPQFIFNLRRSQFIQVFNNSPDETAYFRMMLNRENVANAVVMIQPSLISYSFQSGPEPVLLDVSAIAGDRILLLDSYFTVVIFHGITIAQWRKAGYQHQEGHEVFAQLLQAPQEEADSIIKERFPVPRVKICAENCNQARFLLAKLNPSVTYDSDTPPPPGGDMIFTDDASFQVFMEHLQRLAVQ; encoded by the exons ATGTCTGAGTTCCTGGAACTCGAGGCCCGGGATGGGGTGAGGATGACCTGGAATGTGATACCCGGCACCAAGCAGGATGCTGCTAGCTGTGTCGTCCCTGTCTCGGCCATATACACTCCTCTGAACCCCAACCCTGCCATTCCTGTTCTTCCTTACGCCCCACTCCGCTGCCGCATCTGCCGCTCCATCCTCAACCCCTTCTCGGTCGCCGACTTCGGTTCAAAGATGTGGCTCTGCCCTTTCTGCTTCCAGCGCAACCACTTCCCCCAGCAATACTCCGCTGTTTCACAAAGCAATCTACCTACCGAACTGTATCCTGAATGTTGTACTGTGGAGTACATGGCCACTGCCGAAACAGGTCCTGTGTCGCCACCGGTCTTCCTCTTTGTTGTTGATACTTGCATGATTGAGGAGGAAATCGGCTATTTGAAGTCTGCTCTAGCGCAAGCAGTTGAGCTGTTGCCGGACCAATCCCTCGTCGGGTTCATTACTTTCGGGACATATGTGCAG GTGCATGAATTGGGTTTTGGCTTGTTGCCTAAGTCACATGTGTTCAAGGGGACAAAGGAGATTAAGAAGGATCAAATTCTTGAGCAAATGGGTTTCCTTACAGGGAAAACAAAACCCACAACAGGTGTGATCACCGGCGCAAGGGATGGTGTTTCAGCAGAAAGTATTGCTAGGTTCCTGTTGCCTGCTTCGGAGTGCGAGTTTATTTTGAATTCA CTTATAGAAGAACTGCAAAAGGACCCGTGGCCGGTTTCTGCTGATCAGCGAGCATCAAGATGTACTGGAGCTGCGTTAAGTGTTGCAGCTAGCCTCTTGGGGATTTGTGTGCCTGGATCAGGTGGTAGAATTATGGCATTTATAGGTGGTCCATCTACAGAGGGACCTGGTTCT ATAATATCTAAGCCGTTATCTGATCCAATTCGTTCGCACAAAGATCTTGATAAAGGTTCTGCTCCACTTTATAACAAAGCCGTTAAATTCTATGAGGAGATTGGAAATCAACTCGTGCATCAAGGGCATGTGCTCGATCTATTTGCATGTGCACTTGACCAG GTTGGTGTTGCTGAGATGAAGGTTGCAGTGGAGAGAACCGGGGGAATAGTTGTGCTTGCAGAAAGTTTTGGCCATTCTGTTTTCAAAGATTCACTTAGACACATTTTTCAGTCAAGCGATAGTGACCTTGGCTTATCGTTCAA TGGCATATTTGAGATCAACTGCTCCAAGGATGTCAAAATTCAAGGCATCATTGGACCTTGTACTTCCCTGGAGAAG AAAGGTCCTCTATCCTCAGATACAGTTATAGGTCAGGGGAACACTAGCGCTTGGAAGATGTGTGGTCTAGATAGGAAAACATCACTATGCATAGTATTTGATATGGCCAAAAAAGATGCCCCGGACGCAATTGGTCAATCACAAAATAATCTGTTCTACTTCCAATTCTTAACCTA TTATCAGCATCATGACGGGCAAATGAGATTGCGATCGACTACAATTTCAAGAAGATGGGTTGCTGGTTCTGGCAGTGTGCAG GAGTTAATAACTGGCTTTGAccaagaggcagcagcagcagtcatGGCACGCTTGGTCTCATTTAAGATGGAAGCTGAG GTTGATTTTGATCCAGTAAGATGGCTTGACCGAGCATTGATTAGTTTATGTTCGAAATTTGGAGACTATCAGAAGGAAGCACCTTCATCTTTCAGTTTGTCCCCGCGTCTATCAATTTTTCCACAGTTCATTTTTAATTTGAGACGTTCTCAGTTTATTCAG GTTTTCAACAATAGTCCAGATGAAACTGCATATTTCAGGATGATGTTAAACAGAGAGAATGTAGCGAATGCAGTTGTGATGATCCAGCCTTCACTTATATCATATTCATTTCAGTCAGGTCCCGAGCCTGTTCTATTGGATGTAAGCGCAATTGCTGGTGACAGGATACTTTTGTTGGATTCTTATTTTACCGTTGTCATATTCCATGGGATAACGATCGCACAGTGGCGAAAGGCTGGTTACCAACATCAAGAAGGCCACGAG GTGTTTGCCCAGTTGTTGCAAGCCCCACAGGAGGAAGCTGATTCAATAATCAAGGAGCGCTTTCCTGTGCCTCGT GTCAAAATTTGTGCCGAGAATTGCAATCAA GCTCGATTCTTGCTGGCAAAGCTGAACCCATCCGTGACATATGACTCCGACACTCCTCCGCCTCCTGGGGGGGATATGATATTCACAGATGATGCGAGCTTCCAGGTCTTCATGGAGCATCTCCAGCGGTTGGCTGTTCAGTAG
- the LOC123096186 gene encoding protein transport protein SEC23 isoform X1: MSEFLELEARDGVRMTWNVIPGTKQDAASCVVPVSAIYTPLNPNPAIPVLPYAPLRCRICRSILNPFSVADFGSKMWLCPFCFQRNHFPQQYSAVSQSNLPTELYPECCTVEYMATAETGPVSPPVFLFVVDTCMIEEEIGYLKSALAQAVELLPDQSLVGFITFGTYVQVHELGFGLLPKSHVFKGTKEIKKDQILEQMGFLTGKTKPTTGVITGARDGVSAESIARFLLPASECEFILNSLIEELQKDPWPVSADQRASRCTGAALSVAASLLGICVPGSGGRIMAFIGGPSTEGPGSIISKPLSDPIRSHKDLDKGSAPLYNKAVKFYEEIGNQLVHQGHVLDLFACALDQVGVAEMKVAVERTGGIVVLAESFGHSVFKDSLRHIFQSSDSDLGLSFNGIFEINCSKDVKIQGIIGPCTSLEKKGPLSSDTVIGQGNTSAWKMCGLDRKTSLCIVFDMAKKDAPDAIGQSQNNLFYFQFLTYYQHHDGQMRLRSTTISRRWVAGSGSVQELITGFDQEAAAAVMARLVSFKMEAEVDFDPVRWLDRALISLCSKFGDYQKEAPSSFSLSPRLSIFPQFIFNLRRSQFIQVFNNSPDETAYFRMMLNRENVANAVVMIQPSLISYSFQSGPEPVLLDVSAIAGDRILLLDSYFTVVIFHGITIAQWRKAGYQHQEGHEVFAQLLQAPQEEADSIIKERFPVPRVLRLDSCWQS, from the exons ATGTCTGAGTTCCTGGAACTCGAGGCCCGGGATGGGGTGAGGATGACCTGGAATGTGATACCCGGCACCAAGCAGGATGCTGCTAGCTGTGTCGTCCCTGTCTCGGCCATATACACTCCTCTGAACCCCAACCCTGCCATTCCTGTTCTTCCTTACGCCCCACTCCGCTGCCGCATCTGCCGCTCCATCCTCAACCCCTTCTCGGTCGCCGACTTCGGTTCAAAGATGTGGCTCTGCCCTTTCTGCTTCCAGCGCAACCACTTCCCCCAGCAATACTCCGCTGTTTCACAAAGCAATCTACCTACCGAACTGTATCCTGAATGTTGTACTGTGGAGTACATGGCCACTGCCGAAACAGGTCCTGTGTCGCCACCGGTCTTCCTCTTTGTTGTTGATACTTGCATGATTGAGGAGGAAATCGGCTATTTGAAGTCTGCTCTAGCGCAAGCAGTTGAGCTGTTGCCGGACCAATCCCTCGTCGGGTTCATTACTTTCGGGACATATGTGCAG GTGCATGAATTGGGTTTTGGCTTGTTGCCTAAGTCACATGTGTTCAAGGGGACAAAGGAGATTAAGAAGGATCAAATTCTTGAGCAAATGGGTTTCCTTACAGGGAAAACAAAACCCACAACAGGTGTGATCACCGGCGCAAGGGATGGTGTTTCAGCAGAAAGTATTGCTAGGTTCCTGTTGCCTGCTTCGGAGTGCGAGTTTATTTTGAATTCA CTTATAGAAGAACTGCAAAAGGACCCGTGGCCGGTTTCTGCTGATCAGCGAGCATCAAGATGTACTGGAGCTGCGTTAAGTGTTGCAGCTAGCCTCTTGGGGATTTGTGTGCCTGGATCAGGTGGTAGAATTATGGCATTTATAGGTGGTCCATCTACAGAGGGACCTGGTTCT ATAATATCTAAGCCGTTATCTGATCCAATTCGTTCGCACAAAGATCTTGATAAAGGTTCTGCTCCACTTTATAACAAAGCCGTTAAATTCTATGAGGAGATTGGAAATCAACTCGTGCATCAAGGGCATGTGCTCGATCTATTTGCATGTGCACTTGACCAG GTTGGTGTTGCTGAGATGAAGGTTGCAGTGGAGAGAACCGGGGGAATAGTTGTGCTTGCAGAAAGTTTTGGCCATTCTGTTTTCAAAGATTCACTTAGACACATTTTTCAGTCAAGCGATAGTGACCTTGGCTTATCGTTCAA TGGCATATTTGAGATCAACTGCTCCAAGGATGTCAAAATTCAAGGCATCATTGGACCTTGTACTTCCCTGGAGAAG AAAGGTCCTCTATCCTCAGATACAGTTATAGGTCAGGGGAACACTAGCGCTTGGAAGATGTGTGGTCTAGATAGGAAAACATCACTATGCATAGTATTTGATATGGCCAAAAAAGATGCCCCGGACGCAATTGGTCAATCACAAAATAATCTGTTCTACTTCCAATTCTTAACCTA TTATCAGCATCATGACGGGCAAATGAGATTGCGATCGACTACAATTTCAAGAAGATGGGTTGCTGGTTCTGGCAGTGTGCAG GAGTTAATAACTGGCTTTGAccaagaggcagcagcagcagtcatGGCACGCTTGGTCTCATTTAAGATGGAAGCTGAG GTTGATTTTGATCCAGTAAGATGGCTTGACCGAGCATTGATTAGTTTATGTTCGAAATTTGGAGACTATCAGAAGGAAGCACCTTCATCTTTCAGTTTGTCCCCGCGTCTATCAATTTTTCCACAGTTCATTTTTAATTTGAGACGTTCTCAGTTTATTCAG GTTTTCAACAATAGTCCAGATGAAACTGCATATTTCAGGATGATGTTAAACAGAGAGAATGTAGCGAATGCAGTTGTGATGATCCAGCCTTCACTTATATCATATTCATTTCAGTCAGGTCCCGAGCCTGTTCTATTGGATGTAAGCGCAATTGCTGGTGACAGGATACTTTTGTTGGATTCTTATTTTACCGTTGTCATATTCCATGGGATAACGATCGCACAGTGGCGAAAGGCTGGTTACCAACATCAAGAAGGCCACGAG GTGTTTGCCCAGTTGTTGCAAGCCCCACAGGAGGAAGCTGATTCAATAATCAAGGAGCGCTTTCCTGTGCCTCGTGTTCTCAG GCTCGATTCTTGCTGGCAAAGCTGA